One Cedecea neteri DNA segment encodes these proteins:
- a CDS encoding MdtB/MuxB family multidrug efflux RND transporter permease subunit yields the protein MQVLPPGSTGGPSRLFILRPVATTLLMVAILLAGIIGYRFLPVSALPEVDYPTIQVVTLYPGASPDVITSAITAPLERQFGQMSGLKQMSSQSAGGASVITLQFQLTLALDVAEQEVQAAINAATNLLPTDLPNPPVYSKVNPADPPIMTLAVTSTALPMTQVEDMVETRVAQKISQVSGVGLVTLAGGQRPAVRVKLNAPAIAALGLTSETIRTAITNANVNSAKGSLDGPERAVTLSANDQMKSAQEYRDLIIAYQNGAPIRLGDIATVEQGAENSWLGAWANKQQAIVMNVQRQPGANIIETADSIRQMLPTLTQSLPKSVEVKLLSDRTTNIRASVTDTQHELMLAIALVVMIIYLFLRNVPATIIPAVAVPLSLVGTFAVMVFLDFSINNLTLMALTIATGFVVDDAIVVIENISRYIEKGEKPLAAALKGAGEIGFTIISLTFSLIAVLIPLLFMGDIVGRLFREFAVTLAISILISAVVSLTLTPMMCARMLSHESLRKQNRFSRASEKMFDNIIAAYGRLLSKVLNHPWLTLSVAFGTLALTIVLWIFIPKGFFPIQDNGIIQGTLQAPQSVSFASMAQRQQQVADVILKDPAVESLTSFIGVDGTNPSLNSARLQINLKPLSDRDDRIPTVIDRLQQNVASVPGVQLYLQPIQDLTIDTTVSRTQYQFTLQATSLDELSTWVPQLEDKLKTLPQLADISSDWQDQGLMAYVNVDRDSASRLGITMSSVTSALYNAFGQRLISTIYTQANQYRVVLEHDTSTTPGLSALDNIRLTSSTGGSIPLSAIAKVEQRFAPLSINHLDQFPSTTFSFNVPEGQSLGDAVTAITSAEKELAMPSDITTQFQGSTLAFQAALGSTIWLIVASVVAMYIVLGVLYESFIHPITILSTLPTAGVGALLALMLAGAELDVIAIIGIILLIGIVKKNAIMMIDFALAAEREQGMAPYEAIYQACLLRFRPILMTTLAALLGALPLMLSTGVGAELRRPLGIGMVGGLLLSQVLTLFTTPVIYLLFDRLSHYTRRRFGRQHEEA from the coding sequence ATGCAGGTGTTACCTCCAGGCTCCACGGGCGGCCCTTCCCGCCTGTTTATTCTCCGCCCGGTTGCCACCACGCTATTGATGGTGGCTATCCTGCTGGCGGGGATTATTGGCTATCGCTTTCTGCCTGTTTCGGCGCTGCCGGAAGTAGATTACCCGACTATTCAGGTCGTCACTCTTTACCCTGGCGCCAGCCCTGATGTGATCACGTCTGCAATCACGGCGCCGCTTGAGCGCCAGTTTGGGCAGATGTCTGGCCTGAAACAAATGTCATCGCAAAGCGCCGGAGGGGCGTCTGTTATTACCCTGCAATTCCAACTGACGCTGGCGCTCGACGTTGCCGAGCAGGAAGTGCAGGCCGCAATTAACGCCGCGACCAACCTCCTGCCTACCGACCTGCCAAACCCGCCGGTTTACAGCAAGGTTAACCCGGCGGACCCGCCTATCATGACGCTTGCCGTGACCTCAACTGCCCTGCCGATGACGCAGGTGGAAGACATGGTGGAAACCCGCGTAGCGCAGAAAATATCCCAGGTTTCTGGCGTTGGACTGGTCACGCTGGCGGGCGGCCAGCGCCCCGCTGTACGCGTGAAGCTGAATGCGCCGGCAATTGCCGCACTTGGCCTGACGAGCGAAACCATTCGCACCGCCATAACCAACGCCAACGTTAACTCGGCAAAGGGCAGCCTTGACGGCCCGGAACGCGCCGTCACGCTATCCGCCAACGATCAAATGAAATCGGCCCAGGAGTACCGAGATTTAATCATTGCTTATCAGAACGGCGCGCCTATTCGCCTGGGGGATATCGCCACCGTTGAGCAAGGGGCTGAGAACAGCTGGCTTGGCGCGTGGGCGAACAAGCAGCAGGCTATCGTCATGAACGTTCAGCGCCAGCCTGGGGCCAACATCATTGAGACGGCAGACAGTATCCGCCAGATGCTGCCGACGCTGACCCAAAGCCTGCCGAAGTCGGTCGAAGTGAAGCTGCTCAGCGACCGTACCACCAACATTCGCGCCTCCGTGACCGACACCCAGCACGAGCTGATGCTGGCCATTGCACTGGTGGTGATGATCATTTATCTGTTCCTGCGCAACGTGCCGGCCACTATCATTCCTGCCGTCGCCGTGCCGCTGTCGCTGGTCGGTACTTTTGCTGTGATGGTCTTTCTCGATTTCTCCATCAACAACCTGACGCTGATGGCGCTGACCATCGCCACCGGGTTCGTGGTGGATGACGCCATCGTGGTGATCGAGAACATTTCTCGCTATATCGAAAAAGGTGAGAAGCCGCTGGCCGCCGCTCTAAAAGGTGCCGGGGAAATCGGCTTTACCATTATCTCCCTGACCTTCTCGCTCATCGCCGTACTGATCCCGCTGTTGTTTATGGGCGACATCGTGGGCCGTCTGTTCCGCGAGTTTGCGGTCACGCTGGCAATTTCTATTTTAATCTCCGCCGTGGTTTCGCTAACGCTTACCCCAATGATGTGCGCGAGAATGCTGAGCCACGAATCATTGCGTAAGCAGAACCGTTTCTCCCGCGCCAGCGAGAAGATGTTTGATAACATCATTGCCGCCTATGGCCGCCTGTTAAGCAAAGTGTTGAATCATCCGTGGCTGACGCTTAGCGTGGCTTTTGGCACATTAGCGCTGACTATTGTGCTGTGGATCTTTATCCCCAAAGGTTTCTTCCCGATTCAGGATAACGGCATCATCCAGGGCACGCTGCAGGCCCCGCAGTCGGTCTCTTTCGCCAGCATGGCCCAACGCCAGCAGCAGGTGGCAGACGTGATTTTGAAAGACCCGGCGGTGGAAAGCCTGACCTCGTTTATTGGCGTGGACGGCACCAACCCTTCATTGAACAGCGCCCGCCTGCAAATTAACCTTAAGCCGCTCAGTGACCGCGATGATCGCATCCCGACGGTGATTGACAGATTGCAGCAGAATGTCGCCAGCGTCCCAGGCGTGCAGCTTTATCTGCAGCCGATCCAGGATCTGACTATCGACACCACGGTGAGCCGCACGCAGTACCAGTTCACCTTGCAAGCTACCTCACTGGACGAACTGAGCACCTGGGTGCCGCAGCTGGAAGACAAACTTAAAACGCTGCCTCAGCTCGCGGATATCAGCAGTGACTGGCAGGATCAGGGGCTGATGGCCTACGTCAACGTTGACCGCGACAGCGCCAGCCGCCTCGGCATCACCATGTCATCGGTGACCAGCGCCCTGTATAACGCCTTCGGCCAGCGTCTGATTTCAACGATTTACACCCAGGCCAACCAGTATCGCGTGGTACTCGAACATGATACCAGCACCACGCCAGGGCTAAGCGCGCTCGACAACATTCGCCTCACCAGCAGCACCGGCGGCAGCATTCCGTTAAGCGCGATCGCGAAGGTAGAACAGCGCTTTGCCCCGCTGTCGATTAACCACCTTGACCAGTTCCCGTCCACTACGTTCTCCTTTAACGTACCGGAAGGACAATCGCTGGGTGACGCGGTGACCGCCATTACCTCGGCGGAAAAAGAGCTGGCGATGCCGTCCGATATCACGACGCAGTTCCAGGGCAGCACCCTCGCCTTCCAGGCCGCGCTGGGCAGCACTATCTGGCTGATTGTTGCCTCAGTCGTGGCGATGTATATCGTGCTGGGCGTGCTGTATGAAAGCTTTATTCACCCGATCACTATCCTGTCGACGCTGCCCACAGCGGGCGTTGGCGCGCTGCTTGCGCTGATGCTGGCGGGCGCCGAACTGGACGTTATCGCTATTATCGGCATCATTCTGCTCATTGGCATCGTGAAGAAAAACGCGATCATGATGATCGACTTTGCACTGGCCGCCGAGCGTGAACAGGGCATGGCCCCTTACGAAGCCATTTACCAGGCCTGTTTACTGCGTTTCCGCCCAATTTTGATGACCACGCTTGCAGCGCTGTTGGGTGCGCTGCCGCTGATGCTTTCAACCGGCGTTGGCGCGGAGCTTCGTCGCCCGCTGGGTATCGGCATGGTCGGCGGCCTGCTGCTTAGCCAGGTTCTGACGCTGTTTACTACGCCGGTGATTTACCTGCTGTTCGACCGTTTGTCACACTACACGCGCCGCCGCTTTGGCCGCCAGCATGAGGAGGCGTAA
- the mdtC gene encoding multidrug efflux RND transporter permease subunit MdtC — MKFFALFIYRPVATILLTVAITLCGVLGFRLLPVAPLPQVDFPVIMISASLPGASPETMASSVATPLERSLSRIAGVNEMTSSSSLGSTRIILEFNFDRDINGAARDVQAAINAAQSLLPSGMPGRPTYRKANPSDAPIMILTLTSDTLSQGELYDFASTQLAQTVSQIDGVGDVDVGGSSLPAVRVDLNPQALFNQGVSLDAVRTAISNANVRRPLGSVEDSTSRWQIQTNDELKKAANYMPLIVHYNNGSAVRLQDVANVTDSVQDVRNAGMTNAKPAILLMIRKSQEANIIETVDRIRAKIPELRETIPASIDLQVAQDRSPTIRASLAEVEQSLVISVSLVILVVFLFLRSGRATFIPAVAVPVSLIGTFAAMYLCGFSLNNLSLMALTIATGFVVDDAIVVLENISRHLEAGVKPMQAALQGVREVGFTVLSMSLSLVAVFLPLLLMGGLPGRLFREFAVTLSVAIGISLVVSLTLTPMMCGWLLKNRPPEKRNKNRGFGRLLIAMQGGYARSLKWVLNHTRLVGMVLLGTIALSVWLYIAIPKTFFPEQDTGRLMGNIQADQSISFQAMRGKLQDFMKIIREDPAVDNVTGFTGGSRVNSGMMFISLKPLSERSETAQQVIDRLRGKLAKEPGANLYLMAVQDIRVGGRQANASYQYTLLSDDLSALREWEPKIRKALAALPELADVNSDQQDNGSEMDLIYDRETMSRLGISVSDANNLLNNAFGQRQISTIYQPLNQYKVVMEVDPRYTQDISSLNQMFVINSEGKSIPLSYFAKWQPANAPLSVNHQGLSAASTISFNLPDGVSLSEASDAIDRTMTSLGVPSTVRGSYAGTAQVFQQTMNSQVILILAAIATVYIVLGMLYESYVHPLTILSTLPSAGVGALLALELFGAPFSLIALIGIMLLIGIVKKNAIMMVDFAIEAQRKGDLTPEEAIFQACLLRFRPIMMTTLAALFGALPLVLTSGDGAELRQPLGITIVGGLVMSQLLTLYTTPVVYLFFDRLRLRFSRKPRESKALSV; from the coding sequence GTGAAGTTTTTTGCCCTCTTCATTTACCGCCCGGTAGCGACGATTTTGTTGACCGTCGCCATTACGCTGTGTGGCGTGCTGGGCTTCCGCCTGCTGCCGGTTGCGCCGCTGCCGCAGGTGGATTTTCCGGTGATCATGATAAGCGCCTCGCTGCCGGGCGCGTCACCAGAAACCATGGCATCGTCAGTGGCAACACCGCTGGAGCGTTCCCTGAGCCGCATTGCCGGGGTCAACGAAATGACCTCGTCCAGTTCGCTGGGCAGCACCCGCATCATTCTGGAATTTAATTTCGACCGCGACATCAACGGTGCCGCGCGGGACGTGCAGGCGGCAATCAACGCCGCCCAAAGCCTGCTGCCAAGCGGGATGCCGGGGCGGCCAACTTACCGCAAGGCCAACCCGTCCGATGCGCCAATCATGATCCTGACGCTCACCTCCGACACGCTGTCGCAGGGTGAGCTGTATGATTTTGCCTCCACGCAGCTCGCGCAAACCGTCTCGCAAATCGACGGGGTTGGCGACGTGGATGTCGGCGGAAGCTCTCTGCCCGCGGTGCGCGTGGACCTTAATCCTCAAGCGCTGTTTAACCAGGGCGTATCGCTGGATGCCGTCCGAACCGCAATTAGCAATGCCAACGTTCGTCGCCCTCTTGGCTCGGTAGAAGACAGCACAAGCCGCTGGCAAATTCAGACCAACGACGAGCTAAAAAAAGCGGCGAACTATATGCCGCTTATCGTGCATTACAATAACGGTTCGGCCGTGCGGCTGCAGGATGTCGCCAACGTCACCGACAGCGTGCAGGACGTGCGTAACGCCGGGATGACCAACGCCAAACCGGCCATTTTGCTGATGATCCGCAAATCGCAGGAAGCGAACATCATCGAAACCGTGGATCGCATCCGCGCCAAAATACCCGAATTAAGGGAAACCATTCCGGCTTCCATCGACCTGCAGGTAGCCCAGGATCGGTCACCAACCATTCGCGCCTCGCTGGCCGAGGTAGAACAATCTCTGGTGATCTCCGTGTCGCTGGTCATTCTGGTGGTGTTTCTGTTCCTTCGCTCAGGGCGAGCGACCTTTATTCCAGCTGTAGCAGTCCCGGTGTCGCTGATCGGGACCTTTGCCGCCATGTATCTGTGTGGCTTCAGCCTGAATAACCTGTCGCTGATGGCACTGACCATCGCCACCGGCTTTGTGGTCGATGACGCCATCGTGGTACTGGAAAACATTTCCCGCCATCTGGAAGCGGGCGTAAAGCCCATGCAGGCGGCGCTTCAGGGCGTGCGGGAAGTGGGCTTCACCGTGCTGTCCATGAGTCTGTCGCTGGTGGCGGTCTTCCTGCCGCTGCTGTTGATGGGCGGGCTGCCGGGGCGCTTATTCCGCGAGTTTGCGGTCACGCTTTCGGTGGCTATCGGGATTTCGCTGGTGGTGTCGCTCACGCTCACGCCAATGATGTGCGGCTGGCTCCTGAAAAACCGGCCTCCTGAAAAGAGAAACAAAAATCGTGGATTCGGTCGCCTGCTGATTGCCATGCAGGGTGGTTACGCGCGCTCGTTGAAATGGGTGCTAAACCATACTCGACTGGTGGGGATGGTGCTTCTGGGTACGATAGCCCTGAGCGTCTGGCTCTACATTGCGATCCCCAAAACCTTCTTCCCGGAGCAGGACACCGGCAGGCTGATGGGCAATATTCAGGCCGATCAGAGCATCTCTTTCCAGGCCATGCGCGGCAAGCTGCAGGACTTTATGAAGATCATTCGTGAAGATCCGGCTGTGGATAACGTCACCGGCTTTACCGGCGGTTCCCGGGTTAACAGCGGCATGATGTTTATCTCACTTAAGCCATTGAGTGAACGCAGTGAAACCGCCCAGCAGGTCATTGACCGGCTGCGTGGCAAGCTGGCAAAAGAGCCCGGCGCCAACCTCTATTTAATGGCGGTGCAGGATATTCGCGTCGGTGGTCGTCAGGCTAACGCCAGCTATCAGTACACTCTGCTTTCGGATGACTTAAGTGCCCTGCGAGAGTGGGAGCCAAAAATCCGCAAAGCGCTGGCGGCGCTGCCAGAACTGGCGGACGTTAACTCCGACCAGCAGGATAACGGCTCGGAGATGGACCTGATTTACGACCGTGAAACCATGTCGCGACTGGGGATCAGCGTCTCGGATGCCAACAATCTGCTCAACAACGCCTTTGGTCAGCGCCAGATTTCCACCATCTACCAGCCGTTAAACCAGTACAAAGTGGTGATGGAAGTTGATCCGCGTTACACCCAGGATATCAGCTCGCTCAACCAGATGTTCGTCATAAACAGCGAAGGGAAGTCGATTCCCCTCTCCTACTTTGCCAAATGGCAGCCAGCGAACGCCCCACTGTCGGTGAACCATCAGGGGCTGTCTGCCGCATCCACCATCTCGTTCAACCTGCCTGACGGGGTGTCGCTTTCTGAAGCCAGCGATGCCATCGACAGGACGATGACTTCGCTGGGTGTACCGTCGACCGTGCGCGGCAGCTACGCCGGGACGGCACAGGTGTTCCAGCAGACAATGAACTCGCAGGTGATCCTGATCCTGGCGGCGATTGCCACGGTGTATATCGTGCTCGGCATGCTGTATGAAAGCTACGTGCATCCGCTGACCATCCTCTCAACGCTGCCTTCCGCGGGCGTCGGGGCGCTGCTGGCGCTGGAACTTTTCGGCGCCCCCTTCAGCCTGATTGCGCTAATCGGTATCATGCTGCTGATAGGCATCGTGAAGAAGAACGCCATTATGATGGTGGACTTCGCGATAGAGGCGCAGCGTAAGGGCGATTTAACGCCGGAAGAAGCCATTTTCCAGGCCTGCCTGCTGCGCTTCCGCCCGATTATGATGACCACGCTGGCCGCGCTGTTTGGCGCATTACCGCTGGTGCTGACCAGCGGTGACGGCGCAGAACTGCGTCAGCCGCTGGGGATCACCATCGTCGGCGGGCTGGTGATGAGCCAGCTACTGACGCTATACACCACGCCGGTGGTTTACCTGTTCTTTGACCGACTGAGATTGCGCTTTAGCCGCAAACCCCGTGAAAGTAAGGCTCTGTCCGTATGA
- a CDS encoding MFS transporter, whose amino-acid sequence MTDLPTAVRWQLWIVAFGFFMQALDTTIVNTALPSMAHSLGVSPLHMHSVVVAYVLTVAVMLPASGWLADRVGVRNIFFTAIILFTLGSLFCSNASTLNELVLARVVQGIGGAMMVPVGRLTVMKIVPRAQYMAAMTFVTIPGQVGPLLGPALGGVLVEYASWHWIFLINIPVGIVGAIATLWLMPNYTMQTRRFDISGFLLLAFGMAALTIALDGQKGLGISSETLGLLILGGVIAILLYLWHARDNENALFNLNLFNTKTFSLGLLGSLCGRIGSGMLPFMTPVFLQIGMGFSPFHAGLMMVPMVLGSMGMKRIVVQVVNRFGYRNVLVVATLGLALITLMFMGTALMGWFWLLPVVLFVQGMVNSMRFSSMNTLTLKDLPDDLASGGNSMLSMVMQLSMSIGVTVAGLLLGMFGHQQLPAGGEQVHSIFMYTYFCMALVIALPALLFARVPNDRSENTVISRRKRSET is encoded by the coding sequence ATGACTGATTTGCCCACCGCCGTTCGCTGGCAGTTATGGATTGTCGCTTTTGGCTTCTTTATGCAGGCGCTGGACACCACGATTGTTAACACCGCTCTCCCCTCGATGGCGCATAGTCTGGGCGTAAGCCCTCTGCACATGCACTCGGTAGTGGTGGCCTACGTGTTAACGGTTGCGGTTATGCTCCCGGCAAGCGGCTGGCTGGCGGACAGAGTTGGAGTACGCAATATCTTCTTCACGGCGATCATTCTTTTTACCCTTGGGTCACTGTTTTGCTCCAACGCTTCAACGCTCAACGAACTTGTTCTGGCCCGCGTGGTGCAGGGCATTGGCGGCGCGATGATGGTACCAGTGGGGCGCCTTACGGTGATGAAAATCGTGCCGCGTGCGCAGTATATGGCGGCGATGACCTTCGTGACGATTCCAGGCCAGGTTGGCCCCCTGCTCGGCCCTGCGCTCGGCGGTGTGCTGGTTGAGTACGCCTCCTGGCACTGGATTTTCCTGATAAACATTCCTGTCGGCATTGTCGGGGCTATCGCGACCCTGTGGCTGATGCCCAACTACACCATGCAAACTCGTCGCTTTGATATTTCCGGCTTCCTGCTGCTGGCGTTTGGCATGGCGGCGCTGACGATTGCGCTGGACGGACAAAAGGGCCTGGGCATTTCCAGTGAAACGCTCGGGCTGTTAATCCTCGGCGGGGTGATCGCCATTCTGCTTTACCTCTGGCATGCGCGCGACAACGAAAACGCGCTGTTCAATCTCAATCTGTTCAACACGAAAACCTTTTCGCTTGGCCTGCTGGGCAGCCTGTGCGGGCGCATCGGCAGCGGCATGTTGCCGTTTATGACGCCGGTGTTTCTGCAGATTGGGATGGGTTTCTCGCCGTTCCATGCCGGGCTGATGATGGTCCCGATGGTGCTTGGCAGCATGGGCATGAAGCGTATCGTTGTGCAGGTCGTCAACCGCTTCGGCTACCGCAACGTGCTGGTCGTCGCCACGCTCGGCCTGGCGCTGATCACGCTGATGTTTATGGGTACGGCCCTAATGGGCTGGTTCTGGCTGCTGCCGGTCGTGCTGTTTGTACAGGGCATGGTCAACTCCATGCGCTTCTCTTCCATGAATACGCTGACGCTAAAAGATCTGCCGGATGACCTCGCCAGCGGCGGCAACAGCATGCTCTCAATGGTCATGCAGCTTTCCATGAGTATCGGCGTGACCGTCGCTGGCCTGCTGCTGGGCATGTTTGGCCATCAGCAGCTTCCGGCCGGTGGTGAGCAGGTTCACAGCATCTTTATGTACACCTACTTCTGCATGGCGCTGGTCATTGCCCTTCCGGCATTGCTGTTTGCCCGCGTCCCCAATGACCGTTCAGAAAACACGGTAATCAGCCGCCGTAAAAGGAGCGAAACATGA
- the baeS gene encoding two-component system sensor histidine kinase BaeS, with product MKLCRSGITGKLFLAIFSTCLLVLAIMHWGVRLSFERGFIDYIKRGNTQRIELLSDALGEQYALHGNWRFLRHNDRFVFQILRSFERDGDEAHGMPPQGWRTKFWVVDQNYQVLVGPREKLPPDGMRKAINVNGQDVGWVIASPIERLTRNTDINFDRQQRRTSWIIVALSSLLAAAATFLLARGLLAPVKRLVDGTHKLAAGDFSTRVAVGSQDELGRLAQDFNQLASTLEKNHKMRRAYMADISHELRTPLAVLRGELEAIQDGVRQFTPESVTSLQMEVATLTKLVDDLHQLSMSDEGALAYQKKSLDIIALLEVVAGAFRSRFESRGLIIRLALPESATIFGDGDRLMQLFNNLLENSLRYTDSGGQLVISGKIVNQQFVMSFDDSEPGVSDEQLGQLFDRFYRAEGSRNRASGGSGLGLSICQNIVTAHGGTLTASHSRFGGVSITVELPLETETSRTL from the coding sequence ATGAAACTCTGCCGCTCCGGGATCACCGGGAAATTATTCCTCGCTATTTTCTCCACCTGCCTGCTGGTACTGGCCATCATGCACTGGGGCGTCAGGTTAAGTTTTGAGCGCGGCTTCATTGACTACATCAAGCGCGGCAATACCCAGCGCATTGAGCTGCTGAGTGATGCGCTGGGTGAACAGTATGCGCTTCACGGCAACTGGCGCTTCCTGCGGCACAACGACAGGTTTGTGTTTCAGATTTTACGTTCATTTGAGCGCGACGGGGATGAAGCACACGGCATGCCTCCACAAGGCTGGCGCACCAAGTTTTGGGTGGTCGATCAAAACTATCAGGTTCTGGTTGGCCCGCGAGAGAAGCTCCCTCCCGATGGAATGCGCAAAGCGATTAACGTCAATGGCCAGGACGTGGGCTGGGTGATTGCCTCCCCGATTGAACGCCTGACCCGCAACACCGACATTAACTTCGATCGCCAGCAGCGGCGCACAAGTTGGATCATCGTCGCCCTGTCTAGCCTGCTGGCGGCGGCGGCCACCTTCCTGCTCGCCCGTGGCCTTTTGGCTCCGGTGAAACGCCTGGTTGATGGTACCCACAAACTGGCCGCCGGCGATTTTTCCACCCGGGTCGCGGTCGGTAGCCAGGATGAGCTGGGGCGGCTGGCACAGGACTTTAACCAGCTCGCCAGCACTCTGGAAAAAAACCATAAAATGCGCCGGGCTTACATGGCGGATATTTCTCACGAGCTTCGCACCCCGCTTGCCGTTTTGCGCGGTGAGCTGGAGGCCATTCAGGACGGCGTGCGCCAGTTTACGCCGGAGTCCGTCACGTCACTGCAGATGGAAGTCGCCACCCTGACCAAGCTCGTTGACGACCTGCACCAGCTTTCCATGTCCGATGAAGGCGCGCTGGCGTACCAGAAAAAGTCGCTGGATATCATTGCGCTGCTGGAAGTAGTTGCCGGGGCATTTCGATCCCGTTTTGAGTCACGCGGGCTGATAATACGTCTTGCGCTACCGGAATCCGCGACTATTTTCGGTGACGGAGACCGTCTGATGCAGCTGTTCAACAATCTTCTGGAAAACAGCCTCCGCTACACCGACAGCGGTGGGCAACTGGTGATTAGCGGTAAAATTGTGAATCAGCAGTTTGTGATGAGCTTTGACGACAGCGAGCCCGGTGTATCGGACGAGCAGTTAGGTCAGCTTTTCGACCGTTTTTACCGCGCGGAAGGCTCCCGCAACCGCGCCAGCGGCGGTTCAGGACTGGGCCTGTCTATCTGCCAGAATATTGTGACCGCCCATGGCGGTACGCTAACCGCCTCCCATTCACGCTTTGGCGGCGTTAGTATTACCGTTGAACTTCCTCTGGAAACAGAAACGTCGAGGACATTATGA
- the baeR gene encoding two-component system response regulator BaeR: MTELPIDDSTPRILIVEDEPKLGQLLIDYLRAASYAPTLLNHGDQVLPYVRHTPPDLILLDLMLPGTDGLTLCKEIRRFSEVPIVMVTAKIEEIDRLLGLEIGADDYICKPYSPREVVARVKTILRRCKRQLAISAGSEESPLVIDEGRFQAIWRGKLLDLTPAEFRLLKTLSHEPGKVFSREMLLNHLYDDYRVVTDRTIDSHIKNLRRKLEALDTDQSFIRAVYGVGYRWEADAGRVI; this comes from the coding sequence ATGACCGAGCTACCGATTGACGACAGTACGCCCCGTATTTTGATCGTAGAAGATGAACCTAAGCTTGGGCAGTTGCTCATCGACTACCTCCGTGCGGCAAGCTATGCCCCTACTCTGCTGAACCACGGCGACCAGGTGCTGCCGTATGTTCGCCACACGCCGCCGGATCTCATTTTGCTGGATCTGATGCTCCCCGGCACAGACGGCCTGACGCTATGCAAAGAGATTCGACGTTTCTCCGAAGTCCCCATCGTCATGGTGACGGCCAAAATAGAAGAGATTGACCGCCTGCTGGGGCTGGAAATTGGCGCCGACGACTATATTTGCAAACCATACAGCCCGCGCGAAGTTGTCGCCCGCGTGAAAACAATCCTCCGCCGCTGCAAGCGTCAGCTTGCCATTTCCGCTGGGTCGGAAGAAAGCCCGCTGGTGATTGATGAAGGCCGCTTCCAGGCTATTTGGCGCGGTAAACTGCTGGATCTTACTCCCGCCGAATTCCGCCTGCTAAAAACCCTGTCCCACGAGCCGGGGAAAGTGTTCTCCCGCGAAATGCTGCTGAACCATTTGTATGACGACTACCGCGTGGTCACCGACCGTACCATCGACAGTCACATTAAAAACTTGCGCCGCAAGCTTGAAGCACTGGATACCGATCAGTCGTTTATTCGCGCCGTTTACGGCGTGGGTTACCGCTGGGAGGCGGACGCCGGGCGGGTGATATAA